From the genome of Sulfurovum sp. NBC37-1, one region includes:
- a CDS encoding Gfo/Idh/MocA family protein → MNKNFALIGAAGYIAPRHMKAIKETDNTLVAALDPYDGIGIIDSYFPDANFFTEFERFDRFVDKWRRDTGNKIDYVSICSPNYLHDSHIRFALKSSADAICEKPLVLNPWNIDQLKIIEEETSNKVYNILQLRLHPSIIALKEKVIKELEENPNKIYDIDLTYLTSRGKWYFISWKGDQEKSGGIASNIGVHFYDMLCWIFGDVEENVVHVKTPDCNAGSFKLKHANVRWFLSVNYDYIPEEIKAQGQRTYRSITVDGDEIEFSGGFTDLHTRSYEEILKGNGFGLEEAYGSINTVSTIRRLDAVGLKGEYHPFCKKVFG, encoded by the coding sequence ATGAATAAAAATTTTGCATTAATTGGAGCAGCCGGCTATATTGCTCCAAGACATATGAAGGCTATCAAGGAGACAGACAACACACTTGTGGCGGCACTTGATCCCTATGACGGTATTGGTATTATAGACAGTTATTTCCCTGATGCAAATTTCTTTACGGAGTTTGAACGTTTTGATAGGTTTGTTGATAAATGGAGAAGAGATACCGGTAACAAGATAGACTATGTTTCCATCTGTTCACCCAATTATTTACATGATTCACACATACGGTTTGCACTCAAGAGCAGTGCTGATGCGATCTGTGAAAAACCGCTTGTTCTCAATCCCTGGAATATTGATCAACTTAAGATCATAGAAGAAGAAACTAGTAATAAAGTATATAATATTTTGCAACTTAGACTTCATCCATCGATTATTGCACTTAAAGAAAAGGTAATTAAAGAGCTAGAAGAAAACCCAAATAAAATATACGATATTGACCTAACCTATTTAACTTCAAGAGGGAAATGGTATTTCATCTCATGGAAAGGGGATCAGGAAAAGTCAGGGGGTATCGCTTCAAATATCGGTGTACACTTTTACGATATGCTCTGTTGGATCTTCGGTGATGTTGAAGAGAATGTGGTCCATGTCAAAACACCTGACTGTAACGCTGGATCATTCAAGCTCAAGCATGCCAATGTACGATGGTTTCTTTCCGTCAATTATGATTACATCCCTGAAGAGATCAAAGCTCAGGGACAGCGGACTTACCGGTCTATTACTGTAGATGGTGATGAGATAGAATTCTCCGGAGGGTTTACCGATCTTCATACCCGAAGCTATGAAGAGATACTCAAAGGTAATGGGTTTGGACTTGAGGAGGCTTACGGCTCTATCAATACAGTCTCAACTATACGCCGTCTTGATGCGGTGGGGCTAAAGGGTGAGTATCATCCATTCTGTAAAAAGGTGTTTGGATAA
- a CDS encoding acyltransferase codes for MSEVFVHESSYVDENVNMGKGTKVWYFSHILSHTVIGENCSFGQNCVVGPKVKVGNGVKVQNNVSIYEGVEVEDDVFLGPSMVFTNVINPRAFISRKEEFKRTLLKKGCSIGANATIVCGVTIGEYALVAAGAVITKDVKPYALMAGVPAVQIGWVGISGETLRFLENRAEDMFARYELDSDVLKVSRK; via the coding sequence ATGTCTGAAGTTTTTGTCCATGAGAGCAGTTACGTTGATGAAAATGTCAATATGGGGAAAGGTACAAAAGTTTGGTATTTTTCACACATTCTTTCCCATACGGTCATTGGCGAGAATTGCTCGTTTGGGCAGAACTGTGTTGTTGGCCCGAAGGTAAAAGTCGGCAACGGGGTCAAGGTTCAAAATAATGTCTCCATTTATGAAGGGGTTGAGGTGGAAGATGATGTTTTTTTGGGACCATCGATGGTCTTTACTAATGTCATCAACCCCCGTGCTTTCATCTCCAGAAAAGAGGAATTTAAAAGAACACTGCTCAAAAAAGGGTGTTCCATCGGTGCAAATGCAACGATCGTCTGCGGTGTAACGATAGGCGAATATGCATTGGTTGCTGCCGGTGCAGTGATCACCAAAGATGTCAAGCCTTATGCTCTGATGGCCGGAGTGCCGGCAGTACAGATAGGATGGGTAGGTATATCTGGAGAAACACTCAGGTTTCTGGAAAACAGAGCTGAAGATATGTTCGCCCGATATGAACTTGACAGTGATGTGCTGAAAGTGAGTCGTAAGTGA
- a CDS encoding DegT/DnrJ/EryC1/StrS family aminotransferase has translation MKIDFAKLQYQYQLYKTEIDAAIQNVLDKSNYIMGEEVRQLEDKLEEFSGAKHAITCGSGTDALLLAMMALGIRAGDEVITTPFTFIATAETIAFLGAKPVFVDIDEKTYNIDPEKIEEKITSKTKVIMPVSLYGQPSDMDAIQAIADKYDLKVIIDGAQSFGSTYKGKTDSCLGDISTTSFFPAKPLGCFGDGGVVFTNNDVLAEKIKSLRVHGQSKRYHHKYIGMGGRMDTLQCAVVNVKLKYYEKDLKLRQEVAQKYTEALKAKDFILPFVDNRTTSVWAQYSVRIQNRDEVQSKLKEQGIPTAVHYPIALHLQECFSYLGYSKGDFPIAEQVSSEIMSLPMNPYLSDEEIEYIAKQI, from the coding sequence GTGAAGATAGATTTTGCAAAGCTGCAGTATCAGTACCAGTTGTATAAAACGGAGATAGACGCTGCAATCCAGAATGTATTGGACAAATCCAACTATATTATGGGTGAAGAGGTTAGGCAGCTTGAAGATAAGCTGGAAGAATTTTCCGGAGCCAAACACGCTATCACCTGTGGTAGCGGTACAGATGCCCTGCTTCTTGCTATGATGGCGCTGGGGATTAGGGCGGGAGACGAAGTCATCACAACCCCTTTTACTTTCATCGCAACAGCGGAAACGATAGCTTTTCTTGGAGCTAAGCCAGTGTTTGTTGATATCGATGAAAAAACCTACAATATCGATCCTGAAAAAATCGAAGAGAAAATCACATCTAAAACAAAAGTGATTATGCCAGTTTCACTCTATGGACAGCCGTCAGATATGGATGCTATTCAAGCCATTGCGGACAAATATGATTTAAAAGTTATTATAGACGGTGCTCAGAGCTTTGGTAGTACATACAAAGGGAAAACCGACAGTTGTCTGGGGGATATTTCAACGACAAGTTTTTTCCCTGCCAAACCACTGGGGTGTTTTGGTGACGGTGGTGTAGTGTTTACCAATAATGATGTTTTGGCAGAAAAGATAAAAAGTTTAAGAGTTCATGGACAATCCAAACGTTACCATCATAAGTACATTGGCATGGGTGGACGCATGGATACATTGCAGTGTGCTGTGGTGAATGTGAAGTTAAAATATTATGAGAAAGATTTAAAGTTACGTCAAGAAGTAGCACAGAAGTATACAGAAGCTTTAAAGGCCAAAGATTTTATTTTGCCTTTTGTAGATAATAGGACAACTTCTGTTTGGGCCCAATATAGTGTTAGAATTCAAAATAGAGATGAAGTTCAATCTAAATTAAAAGAGCAAGGTATTCCTACTGCTGTGCATTATCCTATAGCTTTGCATTTGCAGGAGTGTTTTTCTTATTTAGGATATAGTAAAGGGGACTTTCCTATAGCTGAACAGGTTTCAAGTGAGATTATGTCTTTACCGATGAATCCTTATTTGAGTGATGAAGAGATAGAGTATATTGCTAAACAAATATGA
- a CDS encoding lipopolysaccharide biosynthesis protein, with protein MINKLKPKSEFSRNVLTLMTGTTIAQSIPIAISPILTRIYTPEDFGVFALYMSIASLFSVMATGRYELAIMLPEKDSDAINIVALSIIISFFISFISFIVIYVFNAKITDLLGNPEIATWLYFIPVAVLLTGIYQSLNYWSNRKKQYKRLAASRVIQSGTTAAVNLGMGLGGFGSSGLILGSVLGQGVTTTILGKLVWQEDRQRLLQIKTVKIFSLAKKHKKLPIYNLPNAIIDGFRLSGISILIAKFFTAATLGQFSLAFKMVQTPMSLISSSLSQVFYQKVSSSKRSDLYRIVVRFILKASLVAIPVFLFIYLFADDIFVFIFGENWKLAGEAASVLTPWLFLNFISSPLGTILIVLNKQEVILNVSMIYALVPVLILMFFHEFGFLEILSMVTMCMSVILLFYILYIVRYTKKEANAV; from the coding sequence ATGATAAATAAGTTAAAACCAAAATCTGAATTTTCTCGTAATGTACTTACGCTTATGACTGGTACGACTATAGCTCAATCTATTCCTATAGCAATTAGTCCGATTTTGACTCGCATTTATACACCTGAAGATTTCGGAGTATTCGCACTCTATATGAGTATAGCTTCTTTATTCTCTGTAATGGCCACTGGTCGTTATGAGTTGGCCATAATGCTTCCGGAAAAGGACAGTGACGCCATAAATATTGTAGCACTTTCTATAATAATATCTTTTTTTATAAGTTTTATATCATTTATAGTTATATATGTTTTTAATGCCAAAATAACAGATTTATTAGGGAATCCTGAAATAGCGACTTGGCTCTATTTTATACCTGTTGCTGTTTTGTTGACAGGCATTTATCAAAGTCTTAATTATTGGTCAAATAGAAAAAAACAGTATAAAAGATTAGCTGCAAGCAGGGTTATTCAGAGTGGAACTACCGCTGCTGTAAATCTTGGGATGGGACTTGGTGGGTTTGGAAGTAGCGGGCTGATACTCGGTAGTGTTTTGGGACAAGGGGTTACTACAACAATTCTTGGAAAACTTGTTTGGCAAGAAGATAGGCAGAGATTATTGCAGATAAAAACAGTAAAAATATTTTCCTTGGCCAAAAAACATAAAAAATTACCAATATATAATCTACCTAATGCGATAATAGATGGTTTTAGATTATCTGGAATAAGTATACTTATAGCGAAATTTTTTACTGCTGCTACTTTAGGGCAGTTTTCTTTGGCATTTAAAATGGTACAAACACCTATGTCTCTTATAAGCAGCTCTTTATCACAAGTGTTTTATCAAAAAGTATCAAGTTCCAAGAGAAGTGATTTATATAGAATTGTAGTACGCTTTATACTAAAAGCCTCACTGGTTGCCATCCCTGTTTTTTTATTTATTTATTTGTTTGCGGACGATATTTTTGTTTTTATTTTTGGTGAAAATTGGAAACTTGCAGGTGAAGCAGCTTCTGTTCTGACCCCATGGTTATTTTTGAATTTTATATCTTCACCATTGGGCACTATTTTAATAGTTCTAAACAAGCAGGAGGTTATACTGAATGTATCTATGATTTATGCGTTGGTGCCAGTTTTAATATTAATGTTTTTTCATGAGTTTGGATTTCTTGAAATCCTCTCCATGGTTACGATGTGTATGAGTGTTATTTTACTGTTTTATATCCTGTATATCGTAAGGTACACTAAAAAGGAAGCCAATGCAGTATGA
- a CDS encoding glycosyltransferase, whose protein sequence is MIEIILITSSFPYYPGEQFLETEVEYYPKRANLTIMPITAHPKYRNVPNGIKVDQFLCKKSVTLVDKLYYLIKSMGTRLFYKEFRTQVGTNTKRIKQFLFSMYTYQRFYELFDVYFHKKEKLNSTVVYTYWNTEATYALQSLKKKYGYKLVSRIHGMDLYQERRKDGYMPLKHLFTHNIDKVFTITESANTYLNTTYGFSHEILKVYRLGVNDYGIYCKPGPDHVLSIVSCSFLVKVKRVDKIIDALHALANRFHAVTFIWNHIGSGPLEKTLKDLANKKLSQKENIIFNFIGQLTNQEVYKFYKENKVDVLINVSESEGVPVSIMEAMSCHIPIIAPNIGGISEMIDNKVNGVLLNEKCEVNEIVDSLGNIHFFKSEVVREKSHSIFLKKYNAQTNYNNFINDLKALVDTKVKQVI, encoded by the coding sequence ATGATTGAAATAATTCTTATAACATCTTCGTTTCCATACTATCCCGGAGAGCAATTTTTGGAAACAGAGGTAGAGTATTACCCAAAGAGAGCAAATTTGACAATTATGCCCATTACCGCACATCCAAAATACAGAAACGTTCCCAATGGCATAAAAGTGGATCAGTTTTTGTGCAAAAAGAGTGTAACTTTAGTAGATAAATTATACTATTTGATTAAGTCAATGGGTACACGTTTGTTTTATAAAGAGTTTAGAACTCAGGTAGGTACCAATACAAAAAGGATAAAACAATTTTTATTTTCCATGTATACATACCAGAGATTTTATGAACTCTTTGATGTATATTTTCATAAAAAAGAAAAATTAAATAGTACTGTTGTCTATACGTACTGGAATACAGAAGCTACTTATGCATTGCAAAGTCTGAAAAAAAAATATGGTTATAAACTCGTAAGTAGAATTCACGGAATGGATCTTTACCAAGAGAGAAGAAAAGATGGCTATATGCCGCTAAAACACCTCTTTACGCATAATATAGATAAAGTTTTTACAATTACGGAGTCAGCGAATACCTATCTAAATACAACATATGGATTTAGTCATGAAATATTAAAAGTATATAGACTGGGCGTTAATGATTACGGTATCTACTGTAAACCCGGTCCAGACCATGTTCTTTCTATTGTTTCATGTTCCTTTTTGGTGAAGGTAAAGCGAGTTGATAAAATTATTGATGCATTGCACGCGTTAGCAAACAGGTTTCATGCTGTTACTTTCATATGGAACCACATAGGTAGTGGACCTCTTGAAAAAACTTTGAAAGATTTAGCAAATAAAAAGTTATCTCAAAAAGAAAATATTATTTTTAATTTTATAGGACAATTAACCAACCAAGAAGTTTATAAGTTTTATAAAGAGAATAAAGTAGATGTATTAATCAATGTTAGTGAATCAGAAGGTGTTCCTGTTTCTATTATGGAAGCTATGAGTTGTCATATTCCTATCATAGCGCCAAATATTGGTGGCATAAGTGAGATGATTGATAATAAAGTTAATGGTGTGTTGTTGAATGAAAAATGTGAAGTAAATGAAATAGTTGATAGCTTGGGAAATATTCATTTTTTTAAAAGTGAAGTAGTAAGAGAAAAATCACATAGTATATTTTTGAAAAAATATAATGCACAAACCAATTATAATAATTTTATTAATGATCTGAAAGCTTTGGTGGATACTAAAGTGAAGCAAGTTATATGA
- a CDS encoding glycosyltransferase — protein MKKIIFHHPLPLRENTASASGIRPLKMMQAFEKIGYQVTLVTGYCRERKKSIEDIKQQIHSGVKFDFLYSESSTQPTLLTEKDHLPMCPFLDFNFFRFCKNNGIKIGLFYRDIYWLFPEYGISLSFFKRKIAKFFYRYDLQKYNDLVDIVYLPSYQMAKYIPTVSQNKFKPLPPGQDEYATKELKTIDEPIELLYIGGLGSHYQMHKLFSVLKKFPKIHFTLCTRENEWKNIKEEYEPTTNNISIVHKSSGDLKDLYQNAHIAMLFVKPQEYWEFAAPVKLYEYIGQEKPIIASIGTLAGEFVNENDIGWSLEYNEKDIENFFKYLLESSSILYAKIKNINKIKHKHSWEARAEEVQKDLSK, from the coding sequence TTGAAAAAGATTATATTTCATCATCCATTGCCTCTTAGGGAAAATACGGCATCAGCAAGTGGTATCAGACCACTTAAAATGATGCAGGCATTTGAAAAAATTGGATATCAAGTTACATTGGTTACTGGTTATTGCAGAGAAAGAAAAAAAAGTATTGAAGATATTAAACAGCAAATACATTCTGGTGTAAAATTTGATTTTCTTTATTCTGAATCATCAACTCAACCGACACTTTTGACAGAAAAAGATCATTTACCAATGTGCCCATTTTTAGATTTTAATTTTTTTAGATTTTGTAAAAATAACGGAATAAAAATAGGGCTCTTTTATAGAGATATTTATTGGCTTTTTCCAGAATATGGTATATCTCTATCTTTTTTCAAAAGAAAAATAGCTAAATTTTTTTATCGCTATGATTTGCAAAAATACAATGATTTAGTAGATATTGTTTATCTTCCATCATATCAGATGGCAAAATATATCCCAACAGTCAGTCAAAATAAATTTAAGCCTCTTCCTCCTGGACAGGATGAGTATGCGACAAAAGAGTTGAAAACTATTGATGAACCAATTGAACTACTTTATATAGGTGGATTAGGAAGTCACTATCAAATGCACAAACTTTTTAGTGTATTGAAAAAATTTCCTAAAATACATTTTACTCTTTGTACAAGAGAAAATGAGTGGAAAAATATTAAAGAAGAGTATGAACCTACTACTAATAATATATCCATCGTACATAAAAGTAGTGGTGATTTAAAAGATTTATATCAAAATGCACATATAGCCATGCTTTTTGTAAAGCCTCAGGAGTACTGGGAGTTTGCTGCACCCGTTAAGTTATATGAATATATTGGGCAAGAAAAACCTATTATAGCTTCGATAGGGACTTTAGCTGGAGAGTTCGTAAACGAAAATGATATTGGATGGAGTTTGGAGTATAATGAAAAGGACATTGAAAATTTTTTTAAATATTTGTTAGAAAGTTCATCTATACTATATGCAAAAATTAAAAATATAAACAAAATTAAGCATAAACATTCCTGGGAAGCAAGAGCAGAAGAAGTTCAAAAGGACCTCTCAAAATGA
- a CDS encoding glycosyltransferase, whose protein sequence is MRLLLLSDPNSVHTIKWAKSLSENDIEIVIFGLGNFTVDDYDGITNITVKNLNQTIDVEDGKWYKIKYLYALPTIKKIIREFKPDIIHAHYATSYGLLGALSSFSPFVLSVWGSDVFDFPHKSFLHKSILKFNLKKADKILSTSHVMKEETNLYTKKEIEVTPFGIDIEQFKPMKAESLFTQHDIVIGTVKTLQEKYGIEYLIKAFKILSDKYTGLPLKLLIVGSGKLEKNLKKLTEKLDIQHKTIFTGKVPFSDVPKYHNMLSVSVSVSNSESFGVAVIEASACAKPVIVSNVGGLPEVIEDGVTGIIVPPRNPEMTAKAIEKLILDPSFRTQMGDAGRTRVCKLYNWKDNVKQMIKVYNEVLK, encoded by the coding sequence ATGAGATTATTACTTCTATCAGATCCTAATTCAGTACACACTATTAAATGGGCAAAATCGCTATCTGAAAATGATATTGAAATTGTAATTTTTGGTTTAGGCAATTTTACAGTTGATGATTATGATGGCATTACTAATATAACGGTTAAAAATTTAAACCAAACTATTGATGTAGAAGATGGAAAGTGGTATAAAATAAAATATCTTTACGCACTACCAACAATTAAAAAAATTATCAGAGAGTTTAAGCCAGATATTATACATGCCCACTATGCTACAAGTTATGGACTCTTAGGGGCTTTAAGTAGTTTTTCGCCATTTGTACTCTCTGTATGGGGAAGCGATGTATTCGATTTTCCACATAAATCATTTTTACATAAGTCTATCTTGAAATTCAATCTTAAAAAAGCAGATAAAATACTATCAACTTCACATGTAATGAAAGAAGAAACTAATTTATATACAAAGAAAGAAATAGAAGTAACGCCATTTGGAATTGATATAGAGCAGTTCAAACCTATGAAAGCAGAAAGTTTATTTACTCAACATGATATCGTTATCGGAACGGTTAAAACACTGCAAGAAAAATATGGAATAGAGTATTTAATTAAAGCCTTTAAAATACTTAGTGACAAATATACAGGCTTACCTTTAAAGCTTTTGATCGTTGGTAGTGGAAAACTAGAGAAAAACTTAAAAAAGTTAACTGAAAAACTAGACATTCAGCACAAAACAATCTTTACAGGGAAAGTGCCGTTTTCAGATGTACCAAAATATCATAATATGTTGTCAGTATCAGTGTCAGTATCAAATAGTGAAAGTTTTGGGGTTGCAGTTATTGAAGCATCGGCATGTGCCAAACCCGTTATAGTGTCAAATGTAGGTGGTCTTCCTGAAGTTATTGAAGATGGAGTAACTGGAATTATAGTGCCACCAAGAAATCCAGAGATGACTGCAAAAGCAATTGAAAAATTAATACTTGACCCTAGTTTTAGAACTCAAATGGGTGATGCGGGGAGAACAAGAGTTTGTAAACTTTATAATTGGAAAGATAATGTAAAGCAGATGATAAAAGTTTATAACGAGGTTTTAAAATGA
- a CDS encoding UDP-N-acetylglucosamine 2-epimerase, with amino-acid sequence MIKILTILGARPQFIKAGFVSREIANRQEINEVIVHTEQHYDANMSDIFFDEIKIPKSDYSLGIGGKTHGIMTGQMIEKIEEYSGLKNQDNNLLLFIFTSIVPKASFFQDKVDSYGLTSTFKEVGEREDCH; translated from the coding sequence ATGATAAAAATATTAACAATATTAGGTGCAAGACCACAGTTCATAAAAGCAGGCTTCGTAAGCCGTGAGATAGCAAATCGCCAAGAGATAAACGAAGTTATTGTTCATACAGAGCAGCATTATGATGCCAATATGAGTGATATCTTTTTTGATGAGATAAAAATTCCCAAATCGGACTATTCTTTAGGAATAGGCGGAAAAACACATGGTATTATGACGGGACAGATGATAGAAAAGATAGAAGAATATAGTGGACTGAAAAATCAAGACAACAATTTGCTCTTATTTATTTTCACCTCCATTGTGCCGAAAGCGTCATTTTTTCAAGATAAAGTTGACTCTTATGGCTTAACTTCTACTTTTAAAGAAGTTGGAGAAAGGGAGGATTGCCATTGA
- a CDS encoding glycosyltransferase family 2 protein, translating into MTEISIIIPCLNEGNYIAACIDSINRSGLESYELIFVDGGSSDATAEIIQRYQDIHIKLLYNPRKFTPISMNIGIKASTGKYIFIISAHAEYPKSYFSDLAAYIKKFNANCVGGVLITEVKNKNPKSIAIKKVLTDRLGVGNADFRTGVDKVKKVDTVAFGCYSRETFEEYGLYDERLVRNQDIEINKRIVHGGGSIYLVPSVRAVYYARETFTELARNQYQNGCWNILTIYYTKTFASLSLRHFVPLLFLLSLLLPLLFTVAYPKLAWFTFLSLVSYLTLVIIMSFRLKERWIDLPYLVGAFLTLHLFYGLGSLAGLFTVVKKIIKGKM; encoded by the coding sequence ATGACAGAGATATCCATAATTATCCCATGCCTCAATGAAGGGAACTACATAGCGGCTTGCATTGACTCAATTAACCGTTCCGGTTTGGAATCGTATGAACTCATATTCGTGGATGGGGGAAGCAGTGATGCAACAGCAGAGATCATCCAACGGTACCAAGATATACACATCAAACTGTTGTACAATCCTCGAAAGTTTACTCCTATCAGTATGAATATCGGTATCAAAGCTTCGACAGGCAAGTATATTTTTATTATATCGGCACATGCAGAGTACCCCAAAAGTTATTTTTCGGATTTGGCAGCGTATATCAAAAAATTCAATGCCAATTGTGTTGGGGGTGTTTTAATAACAGAAGTGAAAAACAAAAACCCTAAATCTATCGCCATTAAAAAGGTATTGACAGACAGGCTGGGTGTCGGCAACGCCGATTTTAGAACCGGAGTAGATAAGGTGAAAAAGGTCGATACGGTTGCTTTTGGATGCTATAGCAGAGAGACATTTGAAGAGTATGGCTTATATGACGAACGCCTTGTACGCAATCAGGATATAGAGATAAACAAACGCATTGTTCACGGAGGCGGAAGCATATATCTTGTGCCCAGTGTGCGAGCTGTATACTATGCCAGAGAAACATTTACAGAGTTGGCAAGGAACCAGTATCAAAATGGCTGCTGGAATATTCTTACGATATACTATACAAAAACCTTTGCTTCATTGAGTTTGCGCCATTTTGTTCCGTTGCTGTTTCTTTTGTCTCTGCTTTTGCCTCTGCTCTTTACCGTAGCATATCCAAAGCTTGCATGGTTTACTTTTCTGTCATTGGTTAGTTATCTCACTTTGGTTATAATCATGAGCTTTAGACTGAAAGAGAGGTGGATAGACCTTCCCTATCTTGTAGGTGCATTTCTGACACTGCACCTCTTTTACGGGCTGGGTTCATTGGCAGGTTTGTTTACCGTTGTCAAAAAAATTATAAAAGGTAAGATGTGA